In Leptospira sp. WS58.C1, a single genomic region encodes these proteins:
- a CDS encoding succinate dehydrogenase cytochrome b subunit produces MDFQAGYLRSSIGRKTIVAITGIILFGFVFIHMLGNLQIFQEPDKINTYAEFLQSLGGLLWLARGILLVAFVLHVYYALKLSLENKKARPVGYVKESTIQATVSSRYMALTGSVLLAFVIYHLLHFTLGKIQPENFALQETIGDKQRHDVYSMVILGFKNIYVSISYIVAMTLLAFHLRHGVTSVFQTLGLNTPFWAPKTNAFAILYALTIFIGNTSMPVAILLNFVKVPGAQ; encoded by the coding sequence ATGGATTTTCAAGCTGGATATCTAAGGTCGTCCATCGGTAGAAAAACTATCGTTGCGATTACCGGAATCATTCTCTTCGGCTTTGTATTTATACACATGCTGGGGAACCTCCAGATCTTCCAAGAACCGGATAAGATTAACACCTATGCTGAGTTCTTACAAAGTTTAGGCGGACTACTATGGCTTGCCCGCGGAATTCTTTTGGTAGCGTTCGTATTACACGTTTACTACGCCCTCAAACTGTCTTTGGAAAATAAGAAGGCAAGGCCTGTAGGTTATGTAAAAGAAAGTACGATCCAAGCAACCGTGTCTTCCCGTTATATGGCTTTGACAGGTTCCGTATTATTAGCTTTCGTAATATACCATTTGCTTCATTTTACCCTAGGTAAGATCCAGCCGGAAAACTTCGCTCTCCAAGAAACCATTGGTGACAAACAAAGACATGATGTTTACTCCATGGTGATCTTAGGATTTAAGAACATCTATGTTTCTATTTCCTATATCGTAGCGATGACTTTGCTTGCATTCCATCTTCGTCACGGAGTTACGAGTGTTTTCCAAACTCTCGGTTTGAACACTCCGTTCTGGGCGCCAAAGACGAACGCATTTGCGATCCTCTACGCTTTGACCATCTTCATCGGCAATACTTCCATGCCGGTTGCTATTCTTCTCAACTTCGTGAAAGTTCCAGGAGCGCAATAA